A genomic region of Nostoc sp. UHCC 0702 contains the following coding sequences:
- a CDS encoding HAMP domain-containing histidine kinase has protein sequence MSSSDEMERGLPVFYDELIEVLRADADIYESGEAHNNSIESVHRASAERRGKESLKLGYSISQVVHGYGALCQAITQYIQENSSETASPREFNRLNFCLDIAIAEAVTEFNRGQRENAERDEVLRLGFLAHELRNALTSATLASQLIITGKVGANGSTSRILENAHRRMREIIDRSLVEVRLRNESTGQYQRCRVIHLVSEVEATAWFEASGKSIEVRVEVAPELEVLIDRHLIISALSNLVQNAIKFTKQGGIVWIRGKAVGGRVLLEIEDQCGGLPPGEAEELFKAFSQMGTDKSGLGIGLTISRRAVSLNKGILSVRDVPHQGCVFSIDLPKASSPLPIPQGERI, from the coding sequence ATGAGTTCGAGCGACGAAATGGAAAGAGGATTACCTGTGTTCTACGATGAACTCATTGAGGTATTACGTGCTGATGCTGATATATATGAATCTGGGGAAGCACATAACAATTCTATAGAAAGTGTTCACAGAGCGTCCGCAGAGCGCCGGGGGAAAGAGTCGTTAAAACTTGGCTACAGCATTTCTCAGGTTGTTCATGGCTACGGCGCTCTTTGTCAAGCTATCACTCAGTATATTCAGGAGAATAGTAGTGAAACAGCATCCCCTCGTGAATTCAATCGATTAAATTTCTGCCTCGATATCGCTATCGCTGAAGCGGTTACAGAGTTTAATCGAGGTCAGCGTGAGAATGCAGAGCGGGATGAGGTTCTACGTCTGGGATTTCTAGCACATGAGTTGCGAAATGCGTTGACCTCCGCTACTTTAGCTTCCCAACTTATAATCACAGGGAAAGTCGGAGCCAATGGAAGTACATCTCGTATTCTTGAAAATGCCCATAGGCGTATGAGAGAAATTATTGATCGTTCACTTGTTGAGGTGCGACTGCGGAACGAATCAACCGGACAATATCAGAGATGTCGAGTTATTCACCTAGTCAGTGAAGTTGAGGCTACTGCATGGTTTGAAGCAAGTGGGAAATCAATTGAGGTGCGTGTTGAGGTAGCGCCGGAATTGGAGGTTTTAATAGATCGTCACCTAATAATATCTGCCTTATCGAATCTGGTTCAAAATGCCATTAAGTTTACCAAGCAGGGTGGGATTGTATGGATACGCGGTAAGGCTGTAGGTGGGCGTGTTTTGCTTGAAATAGAGGATCAATGTGGAGGACTCCCGCCTGGTGAGGCGGAAGAACTTTTTAAGGCTTTTTCTCAGATGGGAACAGATAAATCAGGATTGGGGATTGGGCTTACAATTTCACGACGCGCCGTATCGTTAAACAAAGGTATACTCTCAGTTCGTGATGTCCCCCATCAAGGATGTGTCTTCTCAATTGATTTACCCAAAGCCTCCTCCCCTCTCCCAATACCCCAGGGTGAACGCATCTAA
- a CDS encoding DUF4360 domain-containing protein: protein MKFVKVFLAAFTLITASVSPAFADAKVEILGASYGGSGCPNESASVSVSPDGQELTILFDKFAAIGNIPAERRKSCNLSIPIKLPQGFQISLYDADYRGYIAPGTTGTLRAEYFFAGTRGPVFSRTFGGETDYNVRDSLATVADVWSGCGNSVNMRVNTAMTAKGQGMATVDSFDLAHRGLVYHIKYRTCRKN from the coding sequence ATGAAATTTGTAAAAGTATTTCTTGCAGCCTTTACATTAATTACTGCTTCAGTTAGCCCCGCCTTTGCTGATGCCAAAGTTGAAATTTTAGGTGCAAGTTATGGTGGTAGCGGTTGTCCCAATGAATCCGCCAGTGTTAGCGTTAGTCCCGATGGTCAAGAGCTAACCATTTTATTTGACAAGTTTGCAGCCATAGGGAATATTCCCGCAGAGAGGCGGAAAAGCTGTAATTTGAGTATTCCGATCAAATTACCCCAAGGCTTTCAAATTTCCCTTTATGATGCTGATTATCGGGGTTATATTGCTCCCGGAACTACTGGGACACTAAGAGCAGAGTACTTTTTTGCTGGTACCCGCGGCCCAGTTTTTTCTCGGACTTTTGGTGGCGAAACTGACTATAATGTTCGAGATAGTTTGGCGACGGTAGCTGATGTTTGGTCGGGCTGTGGTAACAGTGTAAATATGCGGGTGAATACTGCAATGACTGCCAAAGGTCAAGGGATGGCTACTGTTGACTCCTTCGATCTTGCACACCGAGGTTTGGTTTATCACATCAAATATCGCACCTGTCGTAAAAACTAG
- a CDS encoding ureidoglycolate lyase yields MTTSKTVQQLQAEWITPENFQRYGQVIFASQDGKGFDAEDAQLNLQNGTPRFYIMRLDKRGRKFHQITRHVQCTQCLGSLEGKDWLIAVCPPDNDVNEPALDEIAAFRIPGNCFIKLNQGTWHAGPYFEHDVVDFYNLELADTNVVDHFTHDFLKSHQLEFEMV; encoded by the coding sequence ATGACTACATCAAAAACAGTGCAACAATTACAGGCTGAATGGATTACACCAGAAAATTTTCAGCGTTATGGGCAGGTGATTTTTGCTAGTCAAGATGGGAAAGGTTTCGATGCAGAAGATGCCCAATTAAACTTGCAAAATGGAACTCCACGATTTTATATTATGCGCTTGGACAAGCGAGGGCGGAAGTTCCATCAAATCACTCGTCATGTCCAATGTACTCAATGTTTAGGTTCTTTAGAAGGAAAAGACTGGTTAATTGCAGTTTGTCCTCCCGATAATGATGTGAATGAACCAGCATTAGATGAAATTGCTGCTTTCCGCATTCCAGGAAATTGCTTTATCAAGTTAAATCAGGGAACTTGGCACGCTGGGCCATATTTTGAACATGATGTAGTGGATTTTTATAATTTAGAACTCGCTGATACAAATGTGGTGGATCATTTTACCCACGATTTTCTCAAAAGTCATCAATTAGAGTTTGAGATGGTGTAA
- a CDS encoding DoxX family protein, whose amino-acid sequence MNKNKELFRVILAVSIIIVGVTHFVVPEQYVRIVPPQLPYPLGLVYLSGFYEILGGIGLLVPPVSQAAAWGLFVLFIAVYPANINMAVNLIKVDHIPNSPWVHVIRLPLQAVLLAWAWWYTKPSDKEKQASLIPKSLIPKELEW is encoded by the coding sequence ATGAACAAGAATAAGGAACTATTCCGTGTCATCCTTGCAGTATCTATTATCATAGTTGGAGTCACACATTTTGTTGTGCCAGAACAATATGTCAGAATTGTGCCGCCGCAACTTCCCTACCCTTTAGGATTAGTTTATCTCAGTGGCTTTTATGAAATTTTGGGTGGTATCGGGTTATTAGTCCCGCCTGTAAGTCAAGCCGCTGCTTGGGGACTGTTTGTACTTTTTATTGCCGTTTACCCAGCCAATATCAATATGGCGGTGAATCTAATTAAGGTTGATCATATACCAAATTCACCTTGGGTTCATGTAATCAGACTTCCTTTGCAAGCAGTTTTACTTGCTTGGGCTTGGTGGTATACAAAACCTTCAGATAAAGAAAAACAAGCTTCTCTAATTCCTAAGTCACTCATTCCCAAAGAATTAGAATGGTGA
- a CDS encoding BMP family protein: MMINLTRRRFVLYGSATFATSLLLKACSNNPTKTSTSSSSQGFKIAIALPGVITDKAWNQSGYEGVNLAKQKLGADIAYVEQVAQADQTEALTDFARRGYNLVFAHGGQFDAAVEQVASQFPNTFFVGVNGNLKGENIASLRIDHLQASYLCGIIGASITKSNKIAYIAGEKFAATEEELRGLELGAKSVKPTIQITSTFTGDWNDVAKGKEATLALISSGADVIYQWLDNASDVVLQTASDKGIYGFGNTKDQLDIAPKAVLTSAIKRLDLAINYLAELAQRKQLKGQIYTIGLEKPEILYLGKFGTAVPEAVKQKALKTQQEIINKKITFDNCKEGGKNTRCVQKITA, translated from the coding sequence ATGATGATAAATTTAACTCGGCGGAGATTTGTTTTGTATGGTTCAGCGACCTTTGCTACTAGCTTATTGCTGAAAGCTTGCAGTAACAATCCAACGAAGACATCTACATCCAGCAGCAGTCAAGGGTTTAAAATAGCGATCGCTCTCCCTGGAGTCATCACCGATAAAGCTTGGAATCAATCTGGTTACGAGGGAGTCAACTTGGCTAAACAGAAGCTAGGTGCAGACATCGCCTATGTGGAACAAGTCGCACAAGCAGATCAAACAGAAGCCCTAACAGATTTTGCTCGTAGAGGCTATAATTTGGTATTTGCCCACGGTGGACAATTTGATGCAGCTGTAGAACAAGTGGCTTCACAGTTTCCTAATACATTTTTTGTTGGTGTAAATGGTAATCTTAAAGGAGAAAATATTGCCTCTTTACGAATAGACCATCTGCAAGCCAGCTATTTGTGCGGTATTATCGGTGCTTCAATTACAAAATCCAACAAAATTGCTTACATTGCAGGTGAAAAGTTTGCAGCAACTGAGGAAGAATTACGGGGATTGGAATTAGGGGCAAAGTCAGTCAAGCCAACTATCCAAATTACTTCTACTTTCACAGGTGATTGGAATGATGTTGCTAAGGGGAAAGAGGCTACTCTCGCATTGATTTCCTCCGGTGCAGATGTAATTTATCAATGGTTAGATAATGCTTCCGATGTAGTTTTACAAACTGCAAGTGACAAAGGAATTTATGGTTTTGGCAACACTAAAGATCAGTTAGATATCGCCCCCAAAGCCGTATTAACGAGTGCCATCAAACGTTTAGATTTAGCAATCAACTACCTGGCAGAACTCGCACAAAGAAAACAACTAAAAGGTCAAATATATACAATTGGGCTAGAAAAGCCAGAAATATTATATTTAGGTAAATTTGGCACAGCAGTACCAGAAGCAGTCAAACAAAAAGCCCTGAAGACGCAACAAGAAATTATCAATAAAAAAATCACATTTGACAACTGTAAAGAAGGTGGTAAAAATACACGCTGTGTGCAAAAAATTACTGCTTAA
- a CDS encoding Uma2 family endonuclease — protein MVSSLKELIDDPELGDTDDPEEKFISSGVSWESYESLLAKLENNSHYRVTYLDGILEIVSPSIRHEKIKTNLGMLLERFFYSKRIRFVPMGSSTFKNKAKKAGAEPDECYCIGEEKKVPDLAIKVVVTSGSISKLEIYRRLGVVEVWFWETNQFKLYHLRDNSQNQLATVYPDTYGYEPMATSEILPGLDISLLEQCLSISDSILAIDEFEQGLKAADERNT, from the coding sequence ATGGTCAGCAGCCTTAAAGAATTAATTGATGACCCAGAATTGGGTGATACTGACGACCCGGAGGAAAAGTTTATTAGCAGTGGCGTGAGTTGGGAAAGTTATGAATCGCTACTAGCCAAGCTAGAAAACAATTCTCATTACCGTGTTACTTATTTAGATGGAATATTAGAGATAGTGTCGCCATCAATCAGACATGAAAAAATCAAAACCAATTTAGGAATGCTGTTAGAGCGTTTCTTTTACAGCAAGCGCATTCGTTTTGTGCCTATGGGAAGTTCTACTTTTAAAAACAAAGCCAAAAAAGCAGGTGCGGAACCAGACGAGTGTTACTGCATAGGTGAAGAGAAAAAAGTACCGGACTTAGCCATAAAAGTAGTTGTTACCAGTGGCAGTATAAGCAAGTTAGAAATTTACCGAAGATTAGGAGTTGTAGAAGTCTGGTTTTGGGAAACAAACCAGTTTAAGTTGTACCATCTACGGGACAATTCTCAGAACCAGCTAGCTACCGTTTACCCTGATACTTATGGGTATGAGCCTATGGCAACAAGTGAGATACTACCAGGATTGGACATTTCTTTGCTAGAGCAATGCCTTTCAATTTCAGACTCAATTCTAGCCATTGATGAATTTGAGCAGGGATTGAAAGCAGCCGATGAGCGAAACACATAG
- a CDS encoding ABC transporter ATP-binding protein: protein MTYLRLDNITKSFGSFIANDNISLSIDTGKIHAILGENGAGKTTLMKIISGLYQPDRGQIYIEEQPVKIADSHEAIKLKIGMMHQHFMLIPQLTVTENIILGIDNHWRLNLHQKQQKIAALSQVYGLEVDPAAKVENLPVGVQQRVEILKILYRQAKLLILDEPTAVLTPTEVESLIAILRQLAAAGNTIIFISHKLEEVIKLCDTITVLRRGKVVGTTTTAEATPQQLAELMVGREVALHIQKSPLSPGKITLSVQNLQVTDNRGVLAVRNLSFDLRAGEILGIAGVDGNGQRELANAITGLESIKQGKIEFGDSSLNRKIIGYIPEDRQKMGLVLQFSIAQNLILKAFKKSPFCRHFLLQPEAIINHAKSAMQEFDIRATGEDIKVSQLSGGNQQKVVLARELAGKPNLIVAMQPTRGLDVGATQAVHSRLLAERDRGAAILYISTELEEIMAMSDRIAVIYRGEFVAILDAQTATVEEIGLLMGQGLKK from the coding sequence TTGACCTATTTACGCTTAGACAACATCACTAAATCCTTTGGCTCATTTATCGCCAACGATAATATTAGCCTGAGCATTGATACTGGTAAAATTCATGCTATTTTAGGCGAAAATGGAGCAGGTAAAACCACTTTAATGAAGATTATTAGTGGTTTATATCAACCCGATCGCGGTCAAATTTATATTGAAGAACAACCAGTGAAAATTGCTGATTCCCATGAAGCAATTAAACTAAAAATCGGTATGATGCACCAACACTTCATGCTCATACCCCAGTTGACTGTTACAGAAAATATTATCCTGGGAATAGACAATCATTGGCGTTTGAATCTCCATCAAAAACAACAAAAAATAGCCGCGTTATCCCAAGTTTATGGCTTAGAAGTTGACCCTGCTGCCAAAGTAGAAAATTTACCAGTAGGTGTACAACAGCGTGTAGAGATTCTCAAAATTCTCTACCGCCAAGCTAAATTGTTGATTCTGGATGAACCCACAGCAGTATTAACACCAACAGAAGTCGAATCATTAATTGCTATCTTGCGCCAATTAGCGGCTGCTGGCAACACAATTATTTTTATCAGTCACAAGTTAGAGGAAGTTATTAAACTCTGCGATACCATAACAGTATTACGGCGGGGAAAAGTAGTAGGAACGACCACAACCGCAGAAGCAACACCTCAGCAATTAGCAGAATTGATGGTGGGGCGTGAAGTGGCTTTACATATACAAAAATCACCTTTATCGCCAGGAAAGATTACATTATCGGTGCAAAATTTGCAAGTTACAGATAATCGGGGTGTTCTCGCTGTCCGCAACTTATCTTTTGATTTGCGGGCGGGGGAAATTCTGGGAATTGCTGGTGTTGATGGCAATGGACAGCGAGAATTAGCTAATGCAATCACGGGTTTAGAAAGTATTAAACAGGGAAAAATTGAGTTTGGAGATTCTTCTTTAAACAGAAAGATTATTGGTTACATTCCTGAAGATAGGCAAAAAATGGGTTTGGTGTTACAATTTAGCATCGCCCAAAACTTGATTTTAAAAGCTTTTAAAAAGTCGCCGTTTTGCCGCCATTTTTTATTACAACCAGAGGCGATTATCAATCATGCTAAGTCTGCAATGCAAGAGTTTGATATCCGGGCGACGGGAGAAGATATCAAAGTCAGTCAGCTTTCAGGGGGAAATCAACAAAAAGTAGTGTTAGCGCGGGAACTTGCAGGAAAACCGAATTTAATTGTAGCCATGCAACCAACAAGGGGGCTAGATGTGGGTGCAACTCAAGCAGTACACTCTCGATTGTTAGCAGAACGCGATCGCGGTGCCGCAATATTGTATATTTCTACTGAGTTAGAAGAAATAATGGCAATGAGCGATCGCATTGCCGTAATCTACAGGGGTGAGTTTGTCGCTATTTTAGATGCACAGACAGCGACAGTTGAGGAAATTGGTTTATTGATGGGTCAAGGATTAAAAAAATAA
- a CDS encoding ABC transporter substrate-binding protein produces MFKLLKFVSICLITTCLLFSCYPWTPTELKRPPLKVQFASFVGEYPGIIAQEKGFFKAQGVDVELIHKRYTQLERANFSAGKYDGTTASLGSFIILSTTNSDIQGVMIIDESTGADVVVAQSQIKTVADLKGKKLGTNLGGFSEVFVTEMLKTANLTSDDVNLVKLEPLEIPQSLKNNVIQAGHTWQPYLSEAIKLGGHILFTSKQTPGLILDMIIFRNDTIRDRPEDIRAFVRGWLEAATYWKAHVQEGNAIISKALKIPSNTLSLEGVKLTDLAENQKLFQSSNPNSIYKAAKIYADFFIRSGNVTRMPELKSLFNSSFLNPPS; encoded by the coding sequence ATGTTTAAACTACTCAAATTCGTTAGTATTTGTCTGATTACCACCTGTTTGCTATTTTCTTGTTATCCTTGGACACCAACCGAATTAAAACGCCCTCCCTTGAAAGTACAATTTGCATCTTTTGTTGGAGAATATCCAGGCATCATTGCTCAAGAGAAAGGATTCTTCAAAGCCCAAGGGGTAGATGTGGAACTAATTCATAAACGATACACCCAATTGGAAAGAGCAAATTTCAGTGCGGGTAAGTATGATGGTACTACAGCGTCCTTGGGAAGTTTTATCATCTTAAGTACCACAAATTCTGATATACAAGGCGTGATGATTATAGATGAATCGACAGGAGCAGATGTAGTAGTAGCCCAATCACAAATTAAAACCGTTGCTGACTTGAAAGGGAAAAAACTAGGTACAAATCTAGGCGGTTTTAGCGAAGTTTTTGTGACTGAGATGTTGAAAACTGCTAACTTAACCAGTGATGATGTGAACTTGGTTAAATTAGAGCCTTTAGAAATTCCTCAAAGCCTGAAAAATAATGTTATTCAAGCCGGACACACTTGGCAACCCTATCTTTCTGAAGCTATTAAATTAGGAGGACATATCCTATTTACCAGTAAACAAACCCCTGGCTTGATTTTAGATATGATTATCTTTCGCAATGATACAATCCGCGATCGCCCTGAAGACATTCGTGCATTTGTCCGAGGATGGCTGGAAGCCGCTACCTACTGGAAAGCACATGTTCAGGAAGGAAACGCCATCATCAGCAAAGCGTTAAAAATTCCTAGCAATACACTCTCTCTGGAGGGAGTAAAGCTAACTGATTTAGCTGAAAATCAAAAATTATTTCAATCTAGCAATCCTAATTCTATCTACAAAGCTGCCAAGATATATGCAGACTTTTTTATTCGCTCTGGAAACGTCACCCGCATGCCTGAGTTAAAAAGTTTGTTCAATTCTTCGTTCTTGAATCCTCCCTCCTAG